A region of the Gammaproteobacteria bacterium genome:
TCTGACCGAAGATTGCACAGGCTGCTACATCAACGCCGGCCATCGGCTGGTGAGCGCGGTGGGGATCAAGGATCAGATCATTATCGAAACGGCCGATGCGGTGCTGGTGGTGCCGCGCGCCCGCGCGCAGGATACGAAACACATCGTCGAGCAGCTCAAATCACGCGGCCGCACGGAGGCGACCACGCACCGCAAGGTGTACCGGCCGTGGGGCGATTACGAGGGCATCGATCTCTCCGGCCGTTTCCAGGTCAAGCGCATCACGGTCAATCCGGGCGGTACCTTGTCCTTGCAGATGCACCACCACCGCGCCGAACACTGGGTAGTGGTCACCGGCACCGCGCGTGTGACGCGCGGCGACGAGGTGTTTTTGCTCAGCGAAAACGAATCCACGTTCATCCCCACCGGCACCCGTCATCGGCTGGAAAACCCCGGCAAAATCCCGCTTGAGCTGATCGAAGTGCAAAGCGGCAGCTATCTCGGCGAGGACGATATCGTGCGGTTTGAGGATAATTACGGGCGATAATTTTCTCCCGGCGCCATCCATCTTGGTGTTACTCCACCGAAGTTAGTTTCGTGGAGGAAGACGGCAAGGTTTATCTGGTCAATGCGCGCGACGTGCAACCGCAAAGCCGGCGCTTGCGGGGCGTTGCAACCATGAAGATGACGACGACAGAGATCATGGCGCTCACGCGCGGGTAACGGGTGAGTGGAATACTCGTCGACTCGAACGTCATTCTGGATGTGTTTGAAGATGATCCGGTCTGGTTCGAGTGGTCGGCATCCGTCCTGGAATGGTACGGTCACTCCAACGCCTTATACATCAACCCGATCGTGTACTACGAGGTTTCCATTGGCTTCAACCGTATCGAGGATCTGGAAGCGGCGCTGACGCAAGCCGGCTTTCAGTACATACCGATTCCTAAAGAGGCCTTGTTTCTGGCGGGAAAGGTGTTCTTGCGCTACCGAAGACGCGCGGGCGCGAAAACTTTGCCGCTACCTGATTTCTACATCAGCGCACATGCCGCCGTAGATCATTTGCAGTTGATGACACGCGATGTCGCACGCTTCCGAACCAATTACCCGACCGTAAAGTTGATCTCACCGCGGCGCCAGTCTCTTTGAGTGCTTTGGCCTCACCTGGAGAGACGTGTAAATTCATCGTCCTGACAATTCGGGCACAACGGAATACGCCCCGCCTTCGCAAACGTTAGCTGCTCCGCGCACGACGTGCATTCCAGGGTGCCAGCCGCCGTGATCTCGCCGCTGCGATAACCGCCGCTGTCATTGGCTTGCGCGGCCCATTGCGCGAGTTCGAGTTTGGTCTGGTCGGCGACGCTGGTGAACAGATCCAGCAGTTTCGCTTCGATCAGCTCCACGTCCATGTGAAACCAGTCGCTATATTCCTTGCCGGTTTCGTTGACGTAGCGGCCCATCTCGCTTAAGTCGCGCCGCAGAAAATCGGCTACGCCCCCGGCGTCCTCGCGCGTGGTTTCGCCCAGTTCCACCGCTCGTGCGCGCGCCCTCTCGATGGCATGTTCCAGAGTAGGGCGCGCGCTGTGCTCCGCGTTCTCCAGCGTGTGTCGCACCCGCTCCATCATGCGATTGTAGACGCCAACGCGGTGGTCCTGATGAGGGTCCTGATGTTCCGGTTCAGTCATTGCGGATGTTCCCTTCAGTGATAGCTATCTACCATGATTCTAGCCGATTCAACGGCGGTTAATGGCGCGTGGCGCCAGTTTGGGTTTTGTTTTGCGCGCGATTACAATGCCGGCCAGTCTAAGAACCTCTCAACCCGTTTAAATCACTGGCGCGATCCGATGCAGGAACAATTCGAGGCGGCCGCCATCGAGCGCCAGGCGCAGGCTCACTGGGACGCGCAGGATACATTCCGCGCCTCCGAGCGGGCCGGCGCGGAGAAATTCTATTGCCTGTGCATGTTCCCGTATCCCAGCGGCCGCCTGCACATGGGGCACGTGCGCAATTACACCATCGGCGATGTCATCAGCCGTTATCAGCGTATGCAGGGCAAAAACGTCCTGCAGCCGATGGGCTGGGATGCGTTTGGTCTGCCCGCGGAAAACGCGGCGATCAAGCACCGTGTGCCGCCCGCGCGCTGGACGTATGAAAACATCGACTACATGCGCGCTCAGCTCAAGCGTTTAGGGTTCGGCTACGACTGGGCGCGTGAACTGGCAACCTGCCGGCCAGAATACTACCGTTGGGAACAGTGGTTTTTTCTGCGTCTGCTAGAGAAAGGTCTGGTGTACAAAAAAAAGGCGGCAGTGAACTGGGACCCGGTCGATCGGACCGTGCTGGCCAACGAGCAGGTGATCGACGGCCGTGGCTGGCGCTCCGGCGCGACGGTCGAGCGTCGCGAGATCCCGCAGTGGTTCCTGAAGATCACCGACTACGCGGACCAGTTGCTTGACGATCTGGACGCGCTTGCCGACTGGCCCGCGCAAGTTCTTACCATGCAGCGCAACTGGATCGGGAAAAGCGAAGGCGTGGAAATCCGTTTTCCGTACGACGAGGGCGCGCTGAAAGTATTCACCACCCGCGCCGATACCTTGATGGGCGCGACCTACGTGGCGGTCGCCGCCGAACATCCGCTGGCTACGCGCGCGGCACAAGACGATCCCAAGGTCGCCGCTTTTATCGAGGCCTGCCGCAAGCGCAGTGTGACCGAAGCCGAGCTTGCGACGCAAGAAAAGCAGGGCGTGCCGACGGCATTGACGGTGCGGCATCCGTTGACGGACGAGCCGTTGCCGGTGTGGGTCGCGAACTATGTGCTGATGGCTTACGGAGAGGGCGCGGTAATGGCGGTGCCGGCGCACGATGAGCGGGATTTCGAGTTTGCGCGGCTGTACGGGTTGCCGATCAGGCAGGTTCTTGAACATGTTCTCTGGCGGGCAAAGCCTTGGAGAGAACGTTATCCAAGCTCCGCTGAATACCAGTATTACAGCTTCGATTCCGCCCTATGGAAAGATTGGTATGTGTCAAAGAATATCGATGATGTCCTTATAGTTAATTCAGGCAAATATGACGACTTAAGCCCTGAGGATGCGATTGACGCCATTGCCGCCGATCTGGCCGCTAAAGGTCTGGGCGAGAAGCGCACGCAGTTCCGGCTGCGCGACTGGGGCGTTTCGCGTCAGCGTTACTGGGGATGTCCGATACCGATCATCAACTGCGGCAAATGCGGCGCCGTGCCAGTGCCGGACGAGCAACTACCCGTGCTGTTGCCGGAGGACGTGGCGTTCGAAGGCGTCACCTCACCGCTCAAGACCGATCCGGATTTTTATCGAACCGAATGCCCTGGGTGCCACGGCCCGGCCGAGCGCGAGACCGATACGTTCGATACGTTTTTCGAATCCTCGTGGTATTACGCGCGCTTTTGCGCACCCGATAACGACAAGGCCATGCTGGATGCGCGTACCGATTACTGGCTGCCGGTGGATCAGTACATCGGCGGCGTGGAGCACGCGGTGCTGCATCTGCTGTATGCGCGTTTTTTCCACAAGCTCATGCGCGACGCCGGGCTGGTCAAGGGCGAGGAGCCTTTCGCGCGCCTGCTGACCCAGGGCATGGTGCTCAACGGTGGCGTTAAGATGTCCAAATCCAAGGGCAACACCGTCGATCCGCAGGCGCTTATCGAGCGTTTCGGCGCCGACACTGTACGCCTGTTCGTGATGTTCGCTGCGCCGCCGGATCAGTCGCTGGAATGGTCCGAGTCCGGTGTGGAGGGCGCGCATCGCTTCCTCAAGCGTTTGTGGCGGCAGGTTTACGCGCACGTGAACGATGCCGCGATCGGCGCGGACGCGGCAATGCCCGACGATGCGATCAGGCAATTGCGCCGCAAGCTGCACGAAACTATCGCCAAGGTGAGCGATGATGTGGGCCGGCGTTATACCTTCAACACCGCCATCGCCGCCAATATGGAACTGCTGAACGAGCTTGGGCGTTTCGAAGACCACACTGAACAAGGCCGGGCTGTCACGCAGGAAACGCTGGAAGCCATCGTGCTTATGCTGTCCCCGATCGTGCCGCACATCGCGCACAGTCTGTGGCAGGCGCTGGGTCACATCGATGCCATCGTGGATTGCCAGTGGCCTGAGATAGACCACGCCGCGCTGGAGCGCGACACCGTGGCGCTGGTGGTGCAGGTCAACGGCAAACTGCGCGGACATATCGAAGTACCCGCGGACAGTGACCGCAAGAGAATCGAACAAACGGCGCTGAGCAACGAGAACGTGCAACGCTTCATCGAAGGAAAGCAGGTGCGCAAGCTGATCGTGGTGCCCGGCAGGCTTGTCAATATCGTGGCCGGCTAAACATGGAATGGCGGCGGGCCACACGCGGAGTCCGCGCAGGCAACGCGGTGTGTCTGGCGCTTGTAGTGTTCGTTTCCGCGTGCGGATTCCAGTTGCGCGCTCAGGCCGATCTGCCGACGACGATGCAGCGCACCTATATCGACGGCTTGAGCCCCTACAGCAACTTCCGCGTGGAGCTGGAGCGCACCTTGCGCGCGAACGGCGTGAATGTCGTGGAAGAAGACCGCGCAACCGCCGTACTGCGAATCAAAAGCGAGCAGCGCGGGCGGCGCGTGCTGTCGGTCGGGACCGACGGCAGGGTGCGCGAATTCGAGCTGTTTACGGTGGTGAGGTTTGAAGTCGAAGTGCAGGGCGACGCCGAAGGGCGGGGCAATGACTTGCGGCTCAGGGATCAAACGCTCACAGTCACCCGCGAGTTTTTGTTCGAGGAGACCGACGTGCTCGGCAACGCCGCCGAGTCCGACCTGCTTTACGACGATATGGAAACCGAACTCGTGCGGCTCATGCTCTATCGCCTGGAAGCGCTGAAGTCGTCCTAGTCGGTGCTGACCGCTATTGCGCGCATACGTGTCACGCCCGACTGCGCCCGGCATCTATAAGCTTTTGTAGATACTGTTATCCGAGTCAACCCGCATGCAGTTCTGGATTGAATGATTGACCCGATTTAAGCGCGCTGTAGGCGACCTGTAGGCGAACTGGATCAGTTTACGCATCATGGCGCCGATGATGAGCATGGCTGGTTTGCCACGCTCAAGGAGACGGCCGCGATACCGTTTGCCCCAGGTGGTTTTGTAGAGGGCCACCATGGCGGGCATGTACAGCGCCTTGCGCAGATACGCACGACCGACCTTGGACAGTCGTGTTTTGCCGTTGACGCTGGATCCCGAGCGGTGCTGGCGGGGATTGAGACCGCCGGCGAAGGCTGCCACCGCACGGCCATTATCGAAGCGCGCCGGGTCGGCCAGGAACGCGAGCAGGTGCGTTCGCCTAAGCCTGGGACGCCAATGTGATCATTTTTATAGTCCTTGGCGCAACCGCCTCTTCCAATGCAGGCTCAAGATCCTTGAGGTCTGGCCGAAGATACTGTTCGATTGCTCGCCAGTGAAAAAGGTATCCGGCGCAAGATCTACGCAACAAGCTCAAGGCTTACAAAGTGGGCACGGCGTCCGGAACCCTGCCGTCAACACCAACTTGACTGCAATCCGATAATACAAGTGTGGATTAAGCGCAGCGTATCCACCGAACCACTTAAAGATCAGAAGCCGACCGCAAGCGACGCGATCGTGCGCCATTCGGATTCGCTCTGGGTGCCGTTCAAGTCCTGAACGATGGGGATCCCGACGGAGATTGCGGCCGCCCACCGGCCGCCGAAGACGCCCCTGACACCAGGCGAGACAAAGATGAGATTGCCGCCGCTGTTGCGTTCACTCTCGCCGCGATCTCCAGCTCGTCGCGCCATTCGCCGTTGATCTCAAGTATGGCGTCCCAGGCAATGCCGGCTGCATGGATATGCGCGGCTTCCGGGTGGTCATGCGCATGCGAGGGCTCCGCCGCACTCAACTGATAAACGGCAGCCACGCCATAGTGAACGCTGTCACCCAGGTCCGTATCCTGCGCGCCTTCAGTGGCGAGCGAGTAGAGCAGGCTCCCGTGTAGCGATAATCCGCCCCACATACGACTATGGGCAATCCCGATAAAAGGATCCCACGAGCCCGATCCCGGTTGATGTTCAGCCTCAAACCTGCCACTGGCGTGTTCCGTCGGCTCCTCGTCGTCGTGCCCGTCGTCGACTTCCGCGGGCGCGTCCACGATCTCGTCGTGATCGCCGGTTGGGGTCTTGATTCCCGCGAGCAAAGCCGTGTGGGCATCGTGCTCGTCGCTGTGCAGGAACCGGTATTGTCCGAACAGGCGCAGGTCGCCTACGCCATCGCTGTCGCCGAGATCGCTCACCTCATCCGCGGCGCCGTGAACGTGTGCGGGCTCCCGGATGTTGGCGCGATGCACGTATGGAATACTTGCGCCCAGGGTGAGATTGTCCGTCAACCCGTAGCCGGCATTGACGTTGGTTGTCCATAAAGCATCGACGCTGTGAACGTCCTCGTGCGCTTCCCCGAGCGCGCGCAGCGTGTCATCGGGGATATCGTCGAGCGCCTGATATTCCGCGAACAGGCCAACGCTGATGTCGCCCTTGAGCATGGGCGCCGCGGAAAGCGTGGCCACCGGGCCGGACATCTGCTCGCCCAGGGCCAGACTGGGATGATCGGCGTAAACGGCAGGTGACGCCAGACTCAAGCAAAGCCCAAGGAGCGGACTCCTTTTTTTCATTTGACGATCTCTGTGCAGTGCGGGCATGACAAATCACGGCGCGAAGGACAAATGGTTAGGAAAAGTGAACGCTTTTTTATCGACGGCAA
Encoded here:
- a CDS encoding type II toxin-antitoxin system VapC family toxin, with the translated sequence MSGILVDSNVILDVFEDDPVWFEWSASVLEWYGHSNALYINPIVYYEVSIGFNRIEDLEAALTQAGFQYIPIPKEALFLAGKVFLRYRRRAGAKTLPLPDFYISAHAAVDHLQLMTRDVARFRTNYPTVKLISPRRQSL
- a CDS encoding zinc ribbon-containing protein; this encodes MTEPEHQDPHQDHRVGVYNRMMERVRHTLENAEHSARPTLEHAIERARARAVELGETTREDAGGVADFLRRDLSEMGRYVNETGKEYSDWFHMDVELIEAKLLDLFTSVADQTKLELAQWAAQANDSGGYRSGEITAAGTLECTSCAEQLTFAKAGRIPLCPNCQDDEFTRLSR
- a CDS encoding leucine--tRNA ligase, which codes for MQEQFEAAAIERQAQAHWDAQDTFRASERAGAEKFYCLCMFPYPSGRLHMGHVRNYTIGDVISRYQRMQGKNVLQPMGWDAFGLPAENAAIKHRVPPARWTYENIDYMRAQLKRLGFGYDWARELATCRPEYYRWEQWFFLRLLEKGLVYKKKAAVNWDPVDRTVLANEQVIDGRGWRSGATVERREIPQWFLKITDYADQLLDDLDALADWPAQVLTMQRNWIGKSEGVEIRFPYDEGALKVFTTRADTLMGATYVAVAAEHPLATRAAQDDPKVAAFIEACRKRSVTEAELATQEKQGVPTALTVRHPLTDEPLPVWVANYVLMAYGEGAVMAVPAHDERDFEFARLYGLPIRQVLEHVLWRAKPWRERYPSSAEYQYYSFDSALWKDWYVSKNIDDVLIVNSGKYDDLSPEDAIDAIAADLAAKGLGEKRTQFRLRDWGVSRQRYWGCPIPIINCGKCGAVPVPDEQLPVLLPEDVAFEGVTSPLKTDPDFYRTECPGCHGPAERETDTFDTFFESSWYYARFCAPDNDKAMLDARTDYWLPVDQYIGGVEHAVLHLLYARFFHKLMRDAGLVKGEEPFARLLTQGMVLNGGVKMSKSKGNTVDPQALIERFGADTVRLFVMFAAPPDQSLEWSESGVEGAHRFLKRLWRQVYAHVNDAAIGADAAMPDDAIRQLRRKLHETIAKVSDDVGRRYTFNTAIAANMELLNELGRFEDHTEQGRAVTQETLEAIVLMLSPIVPHIAHSLWQALGHIDAIVDCQWPEIDHAALERDTVALVVQVNGKLRGHIEVPADSDRKRIEQTALSNENVQRFIEGKQVRKLIVVPGRLVNIVAG
- a CDS encoding IS110 family transposase, translating into MLAFLADPARFDNGRAVAAFAGGLNPRQHRSGSSVNGKTRLSKVGRAYLRKALYMPAMVALYKTTWGKRYRGRLLERGKPAMLIIGAMMRKLIQFAYRSPTARLNRVNHSIQNCMRVDSDNSIYKSL